The Streptomyces luteogriseus genome includes a window with the following:
- a CDS encoding DUF6907 domain-containing protein, whose protein sequence is MTQHLPRTVTVPVLVTRSLEIEEPDWCAGRHGGHAESKVDVTHYGLEHAIGAGDFNLLRAMLAQAPFAERATTDVVLYVEQQDLTGSYTPDEVEELADALVEAAARLRALSRELAAILARGDQ, encoded by the coding sequence GTGACTCAGCACCTGCCCCGCACGGTGACCGTGCCCGTCCTGGTCACCAGGTCCCTGGAGATCGAGGAGCCTGACTGGTGCGCCGGCCGTCACGGCGGCCACGCCGAGTCCAAGGTCGACGTCACCCACTACGGTCTCGAGCACGCCATCGGAGCAGGCGACTTCAACCTGCTTCGCGCCATGCTCGCCCAGGCCCCGTTCGCCGAGCGCGCCACCACTGACGTCGTCCTGTACGTCGAGCAGCAGGACCTCACCGGGTCGTACACGCCCGACGAGGTCGAGGAGCTGGCCGACGCCCTCGTCGAAGCCGCCGCCCGCCTGCGCGCCCTCAGCCGTGAGCTGGCCGCGATCCTCGCCCGAGGTGACCAGTGA
- a CDS encoding ATP-dependent DNA ligase, producing MDLPVMPPVLPMLAKSVAAIPAGMQYEAKWDGFRAIVFRDGDEVELGSRTGKPLTRYFPELVTAVRERLPERCVVDGEIVIAREGHLDFDALTERIHPADSRVRMLAERTPASLVVFDVLALGDESLMDAPLTERRERLTGVLSGVRAPVYLAPATTDIEVARQWFEEYEGAGLDGVIAKPLTVRYRPDARAMFKIKHERTADVVVAGYRLHKSGPVVGSLLLGLYDDRGALQHVGVSAAFTMKRRAELVEELEPLRLDDVTGHPWAAWSEEAAHEKARLPGAPSRWSGRKDLSWVPLRPDRVAEVAYDHMENGQRFRHTARFRRWRPDRTPESCTYAQLEEPVRYDLAEILGS from the coding sequence ATGGATCTGCCGGTGATGCCCCCTGTCCTGCCGATGCTCGCCAAGTCCGTGGCGGCGATCCCCGCCGGCATGCAGTACGAGGCGAAGTGGGACGGGTTCCGGGCCATCGTGTTCCGCGACGGGGACGAGGTCGAGTTGGGCAGCCGCACCGGGAAGCCTCTGACCAGGTACTTTCCCGAGCTCGTGACGGCTGTGCGGGAGCGGTTGCCGGAGCGGTGCGTGGTGGACGGGGAGATCGTGATCGCGCGCGAGGGGCATCTGGACTTCGACGCGCTGACGGAGCGGATCCATCCGGCGGACTCGCGGGTGCGGATGCTGGCGGAGCGGACCCCGGCGTCACTCGTCGTGTTCGACGTGCTGGCGCTGGGGGACGAGTCGCTGATGGACGCGCCGCTGACCGAGCGGCGGGAGCGGCTGACCGGGGTGCTGTCCGGGGTGCGGGCGCCGGTGTACCTGGCACCGGCGACCACCGACATCGAGGTGGCGCGGCAGTGGTTCGAGGAGTACGAGGGGGCGGGACTGGACGGGGTCATCGCCAAGCCGCTGACCGTGCGCTACCGGCCGGACGCCCGCGCCATGTTCAAGATCAAGCACGAGCGGACGGCGGACGTCGTGGTCGCCGGGTACCGGCTGCACAAGAGCGGTCCGGTCGTCGGGTCACTGCTGCTGGGCCTGTACGACGACCGGGGGGCCCTCCAGCACGTGGGGGTGTCCGCCGCCTTCACGATGAAGCGGCGCGCCGAACTGGTGGAGGAGCTGGAGCCGCTGCGCCTGGACGACGTGACGGGGCACCCGTGGGCGGCCTGGTCCGAGGAGGCCGCGCACGAGAAGGCCCGGCTGCCGGGGGCGCCGAGCCGCTGGTCGGGCCGCAAGGACCTGTCGTGGGTGCCGCTCAGGCCGGACCGGGTGGCCGAGGTGGCGTACGACCACATGGAGAACGGGCAGCGCTTCCGGCACACGGCCCGTTTCCGCCGCTGGCGCCCGGACCGGACCCCCGAGAGCTGCACCTACGCGCAGCTGGAGGAACCGGTCCGCTACGACCTGGCGGAGATCCTCGGCTCCTAG